Proteins encoded in a region of the Spiroplasma endosymbiont of Amphimallon solstitiale genome:
- a CDS encoding Mbov_0401 family ICE element transposase-like protein, which translates to MYHYFSTKLKKHSMRLIVTYTDNINHKVQNKRVKAIIRPTKTVIGIKKTAEFVKEHCQKFYENIEQAKIIICGDSAGWIKEVADYLGAQFVLDKFHLIRTLYLGIMPGNKGKYLKEYNYCKNLINNGQYEQLIDYLYKELDNHKKLKKKYFKNNKQGIENQGAKWNIGCFTETNIWHVLKEMLGNRTYNILIYIKMVIFKCNKINLET; encoded by the coding sequence ATGTATCATTACTTTTCTACAAAATTAAAGAAACATTCTATGAGATTAATAGTAACATATACAGATAATATTAATCACAAAGTACAAAATAAAAGAGTAAAGGCAATTATAAGACCAACAAAAACAGTAATTGGCATTAAAAAAACTGCTGAATTTGTTAAAGAACATTGTCAAAAATTTTATGAAAATATTGAACAAGCAAAAATTATTATTTGTGGTGATAGTGCAGGATGAATTAAAGAAGTTGCTGATTATTTAGGTGCACAGTTTGTTTTAGATAAATTCCATTTAATTAGAACATTATATCTTGGTATAATGCCTGGAAATAAAGGAAAATATTTAAAAGAATATAATTACTGTAAAAATTTAATTAATAATGGTCAATATGAACAATTAATTGATTATTTATATAAAGAATTAGATAATCATAAAAAATTAAAGAAAAAATATTTTAAAAATAATAAACAAGGTATTGAAAATCAAGGTGCAAAATGAAATATTGGTTGTTTTACAGAAACAAATATTTGACATGTTTTAAAAGAAATGCTTGGTAATAGAACATATAATATTTTGATTTACATTAAAATGGTTATTTTTAAATGTAATAAGATAAATTTAGAAACATAG